The segment AATAAGATAGGGTTACACGCTGaaagcttaaaggattagttcactttcataacaacagtttacagataatgtactcactcccttgtcatccaagatgttcatgtctttccgcagtcgtaaagaaatgatggaagaaatgaggaaaacatttcaggatttctctccatataatggatatttaTGGTGCcctgaagtttgaacttccaaaatgcagcttaaatgcagcttcaaaaggctctaaacgatcccagccaaggaggaagggtcttatctatcgaaacgatcagttattttctaaacagactgacaatttatatactttttaacttcaaatgctcgtcttgtctcatctctctatatcgaaaaactctcatctcgtttatgtcttcaatgtgaaaatcgtcctacaacgctgtttttacctttttttgtaaagggtgtttgagtTTTTTGTATGTTCAATTTGTAAACATGGTGTCAGTACTTTTGCAGTGATCTAAAGTGATtctgaagttggggaagaaaacaagatgggagtttttcgacatacccaacTTTtcaactgtattgacctggatcacACAGACTGTGCATGTGCTGTGcaaagacaagacgagcatttgaggttaaaaagtatgtaaattgtcaatttgttttgaaaataactcatcgtttcaccagataagatgcttcttcctcggctgggctttttgaaactgcattttggaagtttaaacttcggggggccatacatatccattatacggagagaaatcctgaaatgttttcctcaaaaaaaaaaaaaacaatttctttacgactcagGAGAGAataacatgaacatcttggatgacaggggagtgagtacatttatctgtaaattgttggtttgaaagtgaactaatcttttaagtcCTTGAGGTATTTAATGGTTTTTACCATCAACACTTGCTTTCTCATGTCTCAGATTATATAGATTGTTGCACATtgtaaacatatgtgaccctggaccacaaaaccagtcataaggttaaatttgacaaaactgagatttatacatcatatgaaagctcaataaataagcttactattgatgtatggtttattaggataggacaatatttgactgagatgcatctatttgaaatctgaaatctaaggatgcaaaaaaatcaaaaagactgagaaaatcacctttaaagttgtccaaattaggttcttaacaatgcatattacaaatcaaaaattacattttgatatgtttacagtaggaattttacaaaaattcttcatggaaaatgaactttacataatttcttaatgatttttggcataaaagaaaaatcaaaaattgacccatgcaatgtatttttggctattgctacaaatataccccagtgacttaagactggttttgtggtccagggtcacatatgctcttTATGCTGATTACATTGTCAAGTTTTTGCTCTGACAAATACAGCCACAGccaaattaaaggaatagttcacccaaaaattgtaaccatgcaccacaaaaccagttttaagtagtatgggtgtatttgtagcaatagattgtataggtcaaaattatagatttgtcttaatgccaaaaatcattaggatattaagtaaagatcatgttccattaagatattttgtaaatttactactgtaaatatatcaatgtaatatgcattgctatgaacttcatttggactttttttttttttttttttaatggcataCTCTGAGTAGTAACAAAGAATATAGAGTACCCAAGacttgtcactcgtatagttttgaatggggaaaaatgcaacgctcattatggccgtgaagccccgccttcttagtgaaagagccaattgttgattagtaaagtcagtgcgtcactgcagctgccgttagaagtcccggttgctatagaaacagtcagcactctaatggtgcgttcacaccggacgcgtaGTTGGACGTTTGAACATttaagtttactcgcttcattcgcgcgtgacatttacttcacaacagacgcgaattcgcgtcatgggaggggcttctgccactcgtcagcgggaaagtagttgtaaaataggtgaattagctcaatttgccagctttagcttgcttgtagtctcaatatgtatatatattagggctgtaaCGATACGCGATATGAAACCGAAATCGCGACGTTCAGATCCACGATCCTGTGTCGCGGTGTAATAAGGGAGCATCGCGACACACCCCGTGACTACCTTTCCAATCATGTGAGGCCTGCCTGCAAAAGTTGAGCTAACGTTAGTTGAAGAAGAACGTGAGGAAACATGGCAACCAACTCAGAGATTGCGGaccctccctcctcatttaagtcagcagtatggcaacatttcggagctgcataaaatacggagaaaggctattaataaagaaaaaaaatccagaaaatgcgtgtaATATAGCCAGcgcagtaaaaatacaattatgtgtaaaatgtcatagtaaactgactagcgtggttttcatgtcagacacattgtcccataaaatgacaaatagcaaataacacatagtattttcattacgtttcatttattttgtttttgtaaagtaaaatgagaccttgttgtttgcaatatGTTTACCCCGAGcccgcgtcgcgaacaccagctcgaccgcaaaacactttcactatgagaGAAAGCAGCAGCCGCTCAGAGATTCCACCGCTTGACGCGTcccatgtgaaagggcttttaaacggtcttcagacagagcaCGAACACAAGCATGGGACCGTGTgagcagcgtcagcgtgtaccggattgagtaCAAAGAGCAAATGCCTGTGCATGTCACCCAcactgcacctgacagataaatattattccaccgttacgtcagttttagcggttcacccgtcgggtaggactctgtttcgcacacacatagaatcttgcatcgctagcaggtttaaagaatttgacatcttgacaattttatcagtcattttaaattaagaaaaaaaaattcagtgacagacagaccttatcagttgttaattttaatacagaaggtttttattaaaccttaaaatgtgaccttgtatgtaaagctgattgaaattgaaattgttttttttttttttttttttaataaatctgtttgattttcagtttcatgttttaatttttgttcaaaatatcataagtatcgtatcgtgaacccaatatcgggatacgtaccgtattgtgacctaggcatatcgttacacccctaatatatgtaggtcaaattgagtaaagagcgttttttaaaacttaccagattgtccgaccccttcactcactttcttcctagcaagatcctttttattcctgtttctataaaagtacaaagatgtatcgtacagctcagagtaaccacagacagcaacggtgattttgtcctccattgttgtttcggatttctgcctccgtcactactagagcaagctcctgattggttaacgcggcgcggattttcgccaaagttcagatttttgaacttcgCTTCGCTTCATTCGCACTATTcacgcgtttcgcgccgcctcattcgcgcgtttcgcgccgcaggatggctattcgcgtctttgcattgacttaacatgtaattcactcgcgcttgccgcttcattcgcgtccggtgtgaacgcacctttacacttgcgctcagtactgcacatgcgcactggctcattgagccggaaaaataagcgtttttttttttgtttgttttttacgctattggagcacaaggaaccacaTTTataaggcagttcttgttggatttctttggtgatttaaaatatgaactttaattgtaagcttggtgaacagttttggagaatttgatgtttccccattcaaagagataagAGCTGCACTTGCATTCCCGAgaggcatttcaaagatggccgcagaatgacatgacttgccttaaagggactttggtagtAATAACCTTGCAACTGTTAAAAAAGTATGGATTATATAGTatgaatgttgttgttctcaTTCAGATTTACTACATTTGTCATGTGACACACATCATGGGATGTAGCATCATTGAGTAGTAAAGCATTCATTGGATGTGCACTTTAGAATCTTAACAGCAGTAGAAAGTAGGTATGGCATCGTGATACtctttggaatcgattctgagcttcgATTTTAACTAGTGTTTCTTTCGGCAaggaaaattatgactaaatatcgtcgtcaacaaacctttatcacgtgacgaaaacgagacgagacgaaacgaaaatgctggtcatgtgacgattataattaaatatttaatgcaatatcgttgacgaataaaaacgagactaaatgtggtttacaaaataaaaacgatgctaaaatgtctcttcatttttgttgacgaaaacgaaacgaaatgttataacgttagattgatgtgcgcatgcccagtcaCACTCGCGGAATtatctagaagacgactacaaacgaagttaagtctgacacagataaaCGGACCGATGGCCGGCCAGCTggggttcgtctttgggagaaaaagaagaaacgacattTCTTCGAAGCGTTCCCCTCAACTCTTattgtaaaaaggttcattattcaaagcttttcaacacgttgtacactaatgacatcttgtggtcaaaggtggaaaaagtttcttttgcgtcccagatgcccaagcgatttttggacagttgcATAAAATagatcaatttgtgctacgaaaaccataagaaatattttacttacacaaggtataaattaattaatctattaataaacttataaaaatatAAGCGTGATTCGTGTTGGCATAGATgctcaaagtaaattaagaatattgttaagcctgactaatattattattaattagaagtgcttgtgaagcggggattactacaaaatgaacatgcacaaaactacacatgtacatttattcgttatgatttattcttaaaaagtgaatgacacttgaaacctgcgcaaggggcttgttatttgatttttgttgtaaattcaaattagagcatcttccatgtctggaatggatgtattcttgagcctataaggtaacaataatgtaataagataaccttgtttgaaatgggtttggctaaatgaaaactttggtttcgtctatactactaggtacttatactatattgactgggttaaataaatttgcattactaaaaagagactaaaatacaatttttattgactaaaactagactaaatgtaatcagttttcgtcgactaaaataagactaaaatgctcagacttttagttgactaaaacttgactagactaaaaagagtatgaatgtgactaaaactaataaaaactaaaatgacagcttcacacaaagactagactaaaactaaaattaaaaacggccagccaaaaacaacactaattttaacagcagatggctcTCTAATCCAGTTTTTATCTGCACACTCAAACACTCACAAAGAAGAGTGCAGAAGAGCACTTGTATGTTCAGTCATGTAAGTCATGTAATTTCACCTCGGatcagaatgcttttatgacaTGAGATTAATGTAAACGCAGCCCACTGTGAATACCCTTGTAATGCGCTTCAACCTTTTATGAATGGTGTATgtgttagggatgcaccgatccttatcggccgatcattcttgcgcgttttgtcagtaaaaccggttctgtaatcagcggtaaatgccatcaggtgcgtgatttcacgttgagccgtatatactacacacagccgttgtttaccgaggagctgcgcaaatcaatgttcattatcagtgtgaatgtgcgcagctcgtcagtgaacaacggctgtgtgtagtatatacggctcaacgtgaaatcacgcacctgatggcatttactgctgattacagaaccggctttactgacaaaacacgcaagtgatcggccgatagggatcggtgcatccctagtatgtGTGGATGTAAGGATTTGGAAACAAGCAGAGCACACCTGTTTCTAAAGCAAGCACTGCCATGTGCTGTTCAAAAACTAAGCTGATGTGTTTGgaaaaatctcagaatcgatgctgaattatttctttatttgcgTTGTAACGATTTATCATCCCATCCCTTGTAGCAAGTTTTTGCCTACTTTTTTTTGAATACTGTAAATTTGAACATAGTAGTTTCTTCCTACAGTACAGTAGGAAAGTGTGTGATTTTTAGATGCAGCCAGtcgctttttttttctttgctgaatgtatctgtttttgaatgaatcacttgattaaataattcaatgactcGCTCAAAGACAGTCTCTTATTTTGTTACTAAATGAAGATGTTTTTAAACGGATCAGTTTactcagtgattcaatgactcgCTCTTACTTGTCACTGTGATTTGTCACTTGTTGCCACTTActgtcttaaaggattagttcactccggaattaaaatttcctaataatttactcaccctatgtcatccaagatgtttatgtctctttctttcttcagtcgaaaagaaattaaggtttttaataaaaaacattcaaggatttttctccaaatagtggaatTCATTATGGATCAGCAGGTTCAGGGTAAAACTTGCTGTTTtaatgcagttttaaagggctctacacagtcCTTGCAGAGGAtaaagggtctcatctagcaaaacaattggtcattttctataaaaaaaataaatgaataaataaacctatgctttttaccacaaatgcttgtcacGCACTAGTTCTGCGTCATTGACTGCATGCATTACaaagtcacgttggaaaggtcacatgtgatcTAGATGGAAGTACTGATCTAGTGTtcacaaagtgaatgtgcaaaaaaGTTAAACaccctttgaaaaaaaaaaattgaagttggaggagaaaacttgtttcaccctaccctacctttttataCCGAAATACACCGATAAAGAACTAACCGTACATTTACCTTTTTATTGTTATTACGCAATGTGTGAAATGTAgacgcgcatcgcagagctagtgcaagacaagcatttgtaatTAAAGTATATAatcttggaattttttttttttttttttggaaagtgaCTGATTGTTttactaggtaagacccttattccttggtttggatcatgtagagccctttgaagctgcattgaaactgcaatttttacCTTCAACCATTgcctcccattgaagtccaatatatggaggaaaatcctgaaacgtttttctcaaaaaccataatttctttgaagaaagaaagatataaaTATCTttgatgacatgagggtgagtgaattatcaggaaatttgaattcgggagtgaactaatcctttaactatgTAATTTGTACAAAGAGTCACTTAAAAATATCCAGTACTAagggtgtgtttacacttgtagtttggtttatttggtctggaccaaaaaggaaagcGATACAttttggtcctggtctgcttagtGTTCACACTTGCACTTTAAGTTGACTACACCTAATGcagtctgctggactaagcgcgCTTACTGTTGCGTGtatgtgattttattttcaccacctgcaaactcgcaaagaaattataaaaggcactttacctccttttTGCTTCATGTTTgtcctctgctcattttgttttggatacacctcGCATCacgtcgcatcttgtcattacttccagtttttggttcatttataagtatttggtccatgttgcgtTCATATATCATTCGAAACTCGGAGTTAGTTTGGAAGTTGACCGAGACCCCTTTTTAGCggtctcagtccgcttgtttAGTGCGCACCAGGGATTGGATGGCAGTGTTCACACACAttcaaatgaactgcactaacagagcaatcataGCAGAGTTTGTTTTAGCCTAACAtgacaagtgtaaacacaccctAATACACAGACCAACTGTCATAATTTGCATACAGTCAAAAAAATGACATGAATGCATGAGTTTAATGTCCTCTTTCTTCATTGGCAGGCTTGTCTACTACTTGGACCCCTCTGTGCTTACTGGTCTGTCCTGCAGTGTCATGATCCTGTGCCTGGCTGATTACCTGGTGCCCACTCTTGCCCCCCGTGTCTTTGGTTCTAACAAATGGTGAGTGAAAGGAACATCAGCAAGTCCTACTTTTGACCACAGGCTCTAAAGTAACATAATCGCTTCATCTGCTTGCAAGGTCAAATAGCACCGTTCTCTTCAAAACTCAAGTGTTTATCTCTCAATCTAATAAACTTGTGAAACTTCAGATCCTCTGAGAAGACACGGTGGTATTTGCACAGCATGTATGTTCTTGCCTCTTCTGGTTTCATTTTAGTCCGTCTCCCCTGGCAACTTTCCTTGCTCTAGTTGAGGAGCTGGGGTCTCTGGTGTCTTTGAGTGACAGGTTGCAGTTGTTGCTGAGTGTCCAGTGTCAGGCACAGTGTTGGTTTGACTCAGCACATCTACACTCTGCACTGAGACATCTTGCTATGCACATCACATTCTGCAGAGCGGGTTGAGATCAGACCCTTGGCATTTATTTTAGTATCTGGCAGCTTCCTGTGGCATTAAGCTTTAAGCCTTCAATATGGTCATGTTTTATGCCCAGAAATAAAATGCAATGGCTAAGCAGAAATGGAAACAAATTTCCTCTTCGTTTATGATGCGTTTGTATTACCCATGAAGACACAAACATTAAAGCCATTGTTTGTTTTCTGAGCACTGTTTTGTTCCTGCGCAGGACCACAGAACAGCAGCAGCGTTTCCATGAGATCTGTGGCAACCTTGTGAAGACTCAGCGCCGTGTGCTCGGCTGGTGGAAACGTCTGTTTGCCCTGAAGGAAGAAAAGCCAAAAATGGTATGCTCTTTTGACGACTTGTTGAACAGCACCTTCCTTgttttatgtcttacaattcacTAGTGACTCATAAGCATTTCACACTGAAAGCAGGCTGTCGTTTCACACCACTAAGCAGGCTTTATCACTGTTGCTCAGCAGTAAGAACAAACAAACATGAGCCTAGCCCTAGTACACAGCTCTTATACATAATTAAAGAGCACTTGTGCCCCAAAGAGAACATTTTCAAGTGTTCATAATCCTAAAATAAAATGCATGGCATAGCCTATTAGAATGCAGTTACATGCCCCTGAAATACAAGTTATgttgatatgttttttttttatatattctatgctgcttaccaagcctgcatttatttgatccaaaatacagcaaaaacagtaatattgtgaaacatttttactatttcaaataagttttctatttgaatattattttaaaatataattaatgtaatttattcctgtgatcaaaactaaattttcagcatcattactccagtctttacatgatccttcagaaatcattccaatatactgatttgcttttaaagaccatttttattattattattatcatcatcatcatcatcaatttaattttttttttttttcaggattctttcaatacaattttatctgaaataaaaagcttttgtaacattatacactactataccattcaaaataaaaatggtaattttactgtttttgctgtactttgaatcaaataaatggaggttTGGTGATCAGAAAATACTTTGAAAAAAGAAAACgtaatcttttgactggtagtatatatcaTATTATGTAGTTTAGCAATAGCACTCAAGCAAGATTATCTGCATGACTGCAAATGTGGTATTGATTTTGTACAACAGGTCAAAAAACAAAGTTAATCTTGTTTGCGAAATTGAGCAAAACATGATCAAATCTAACAAGTAGTTTTgaacaaagccacagcagaactgttgTTTAATGCCCATTTTCTcttgtatgattctttagggtcttcatgaaatctGTAACATACttttaaaattcctcaatggtcatgtaaaacaacagcCTCTTTACCtcgtcaaaaacaaaactaaaaccgtttcggtgcatggctctctaaataatgagctactgctcaccctgcccctcttctttttttcttttttcttttttttttttttttttttttattcaatggagTGTTACCatcaaaaaactaaaactaatccactgttccttcagtggctctgatgtcaggaAGAAATGAAGACTTAAGTTCagttttacatccaactacaaaacgcCTGCATTGCTGACAAGACATTGTTGTCGCGACAGCTGCCCCAGCGCACAGAAAATGGCAGACGGCGTACAAAAGGCTAAGGGCAGATATATGCTATTAAGAGACTGTCCGTCGGTGGTCGTGGGTGGGGCCTGAGTAGCATGaagtcatactgctcagaaaatcaaaatggcttgataattgagactgttttgGGTTTGTGGGATTACAAAAAATAActgaatttttattattgtaggttGTGTCCACatactgctaagacacatttatatgcaaagtgaattttgcatctgatgtcccctttaatgaATCCACATTTTCAAACAAGTCAAGCAAGCCAATGATTTAATAACCCATTCTTATAgaccagggatcatcaaatctggacctcgagatccattttcctgcagagtttagctcttaccctaataaaacacacctgagcatgctaatcaaggtcttcagggtcattagagaataacaggtaggtgagtgtgatcagggttggagctaaactctgcagcgcattggacctccagggtaagatttggggaaccctgttaTAGACGGTCACTCGCTTTACTTATGGTTGAATGATTGGcgcactcattaagacagtgattAATAAATATTAGTTTAATGATTGGATGATTGTTCCGACCAAAtagtttgtatatttttgtacctTCTGTAGAAAACTATCTGTACTCCTTATAACACTTGTTTTACTTCTCTACAGTATTTCCTCTCTGTAATCAGCAGTCTTGTGGCTGTGGCCTGGATCGGACAGCAAGTGCATAACCTCTTCCTCACCTACCTAATTGGTATGTATGCTGTTTATCTGGGCTAAAAGTTAACCAAGTTAAGCAAACTACATGAAGAAATTTCCTGTGCTGAAAGCCTGTTGTATAAAAAACGCACAGCTCATTTCATATCTCTTACATCACAaaagcatttatatatatatatatatatatatatatatatatatatatatataaaatatcttttttttttaaatcgcaaAAAGGCTGTAAGATCTATGAATCTATGATGCACCACAGTGTGTAGAGAAGTCCCTTCATCAAAGCCTAGCTCATGCAAACAGCGACTAGGCTGGGCAACAAAGAGGTCATTGTATTTAGGTCATGGAAAGCCACGGTTTCAATCCAGAAATATGCTGCCATTTTCCCTCTCAGCACACAAGGTTTGTTAAATCTGTTTATACCAATTAGCTGAAATGTTCTGAtgcaataagtaaaaaaaaaaagtgttatccATTATGAAATGAATAGTACTTTTGGAAAAATATGAAGAGGTGAGTTGGGTTTATACTTTCACAGGGCTATTGTATTAGTGAAtgttagggatgtaacaatatcaaaatcttacGGTACGATAATATCtcaatatgaagtccacaatacaaTATTTGAGAGATTtaaacatttgtacattttaaagttcttCTAATTAACTTTGAGAGTTGAAAATTAAGAGCtctaacccatgttcttaactaagaaaacgtaagtcagaaaaaagtgaaAAACCTGGACTTTAAAGGGaactctttttatttgtggtatactgtctcagtctaaattacattcacactagtGTTTTAGGAacccaaacaaattagaatataataataataaaaaaatttgtaGTATTGTTATTCCTATttctattgtaaaacaattgcactatgaatatttcataggtatattcttttttgcttaaaggaacactccactttttttggaaataggctcattctccaactccccccgagttgataagttgagttttaccgttttgaaatccattcagccgttctcctgttctggcgatatcacttttagcatagcttagcatagatcattgaatcctattagaccaatagcatcgcgttcaaaaaatgaccaacgagtttccatatttgtcctacttaaaacttgactcttctgtagttatatcgtgtactaagaccggtggaattgcaaagcttcaattttctaggctgataagattaggaactacactcccattccggcgtaatagtcaaggaagtttgctgccgtacaATACTTCTTGCCTAATTTCTACActggaaagagatattttgaatttgggctgcagtaatgttacccatttaaacaCTAGCTGTCAGCTagtcatactgcacttttaagcttttattttgacagaaaaggcagtagagctttttgacggaaaactccagcttcagtgaaaacaggcttacaaaaacacatctcactacaaatctagtgaaatgctatAATCAATTGCCACAAAaacaaagcataactggtggATGCTTCATTCCCAAACGCACGCTAAATTACACAGCACATACattaaacaagttcactgcattcactgtgaactgagccgttctgagggacggaaaacaccggatcattaGCTGATCACCTGAACGAAGTGCGTGCTtggctttgaaacgtgcagtgagaacagacttgatgaaggaatTAAGCCAtgttgtgctttcggttttagtttgtttgacagatactgtgccaaagcataatggcccaaaacacaactttaatgaCCTTTTATGtaagaataagaagtttaaatatattttaaaaactacacttgtTGCCCGAAAGACCATTTCATATCTTCATGTGACCATGATAATATCGCGATACTACTATATTGATAATACCGTTGAATGTCCACTCATTTGTTTTGTATCCACAGTGAGCTTCCTTCTGCTTCTGCCTGGCCTCAACCAGCATGGTATCATCACCAAGTATGCTGGCATGGTGAAGAGAGAGATCAACAAACTTATCAAACAGAAGGAGAAG is part of the Garra rufa chromosome 1, GarRuf1.0, whole genome shotgun sequence genome and harbors:
- the arl6ip1 gene encoding ADP-ribosylation factor-like protein 6-interacting protein 1, which produces MAEGDNKSANLLAQETSQLEEQLQAWGEVILAGDQVLRWEKPWYPGALVGATTILFMLVYYLDPSVLTGLSCSVMILCLADYLVPTLAPRVFGSNKWTTEQQQRFHEICGNLVKTQRRVLGWWKRLFALKEEKPKMYFLSVISSLVAVAWIGQQVHNLFLTYLIVSFLLLLPGLNQHGIITKYAGMVKREINKLIKQKEKKNE